From a single Arthrobacter sp. SLBN-112 genomic region:
- a CDS encoding aminopeptidase P family protein, translating to MNDAENTQNSASQPLEERVNNRSQRPSSNAFKAFMASNWAPSSQELPQRDAVAGYAAARRKAISALFNGERLVIPAGPLKVRSNDCDYRFRPHSGFAHLTGLGLDHEPDAVLILEPVAEGTGDDGGNHRATLYFRPLAGRDTEQFYADSRSGEFWIGARPTLEEFEARLGLATAHIDQLETAITKDVGAPEIGGISIRLVRKVDDNIDALVDTARYNTARDPENLDLAVLDALDEKLSEALSELRLLKDEWEIEQMKTAVSATVEGFEEVVKALPRALTHARGERVVEGAFFARAREVGNELGYDTIAASGNNATVLHWTRNTGRIHAGELLLLDAGVEADSLYTADITRTLPASGAFSDIQRKIYQAVLDAADAGFAAAQPGTKFRDIHTAATTVLAERLAEWGILPVSVEEAISPEGQQHRRWMPHGTSHHLGLDVHDCAQAKRELYLDGILTDGMVFTIEPGLYFKKEDLAIPEEYRGIGVRIEDDILMTADGPVNLSAALPRNPEDVEDWMAGIYRTEEA from the coding sequence GTGAACGATGCCGAAAACACCCAAAACTCCGCTTCCCAGCCGCTGGAGGAACGCGTCAACAACCGCTCCCAGCGGCCCAGTTCCAACGCCTTCAAGGCCTTCATGGCCAGCAACTGGGCACCGTCCAGCCAGGAACTTCCGCAGCGGGACGCCGTCGCCGGCTACGCCGCAGCGCGCCGCAAGGCGATCTCCGCCCTGTTCAACGGCGAGCGCCTGGTCATCCCCGCGGGGCCGCTGAAAGTCCGTTCCAACGACTGCGACTACCGCTTCCGCCCGCATTCCGGCTTTGCCCACCTGACGGGGCTGGGCCTGGACCACGAACCGGACGCCGTCCTGATCCTGGAACCGGTTGCAGAAGGAACGGGCGACGACGGCGGGAACCACCGGGCGACGCTGTACTTCCGGCCGCTGGCCGGCAGGGACACGGAACAGTTCTACGCGGACTCCCGCTCCGGCGAATTCTGGATTGGGGCCCGCCCCACCCTGGAGGAATTCGAGGCCCGCCTGGGACTGGCCACCGCGCACATTGACCAACTGGAAACGGCCATCACCAAGGACGTGGGTGCCCCGGAAATCGGCGGCATCTCAATCCGGCTGGTCCGCAAGGTGGACGACAACATTGACGCCCTGGTGGACACCGCCCGGTACAACACGGCCAGGGACCCCGAGAACCTGGACCTTGCCGTCCTGGACGCCCTGGATGAAAAGCTCTCAGAGGCCCTCTCCGAACTGCGCCTGCTCAAGGATGAGTGGGAAATCGAGCAGATGAAGACCGCGGTCTCCGCCACGGTTGAAGGGTTTGAAGAAGTGGTCAAGGCGTTGCCGCGGGCTCTCACGCATGCCCGCGGCGAGCGGGTGGTTGAAGGAGCGTTCTTCGCCCGCGCCCGCGAGGTGGGCAACGAGCTGGGTTACGACACCATCGCAGCATCCGGCAACAATGCCACCGTGCTGCACTGGACCCGCAACACCGGCCGCATTCACGCCGGCGAACTCCTGCTCCTGGACGCCGGCGTCGAGGCCGACTCGCTCTACACGGCAGACATCACCCGCACACTTCCGGCCAGCGGCGCCTTCAGCGACATCCAGCGCAAGATCTACCAGGCGGTCCTGGATGCTGCCGACGCCGGCTTCGCCGCGGCCCAGCCGGGAACCAAGTTCCGGGACATCCACACCGCCGCCACCACGGTCCTGGCCGAGCGCCTGGCCGAATGGGGCATCCTGCCCGTCAGCGTGGAGGAGGCAATCAGTCCCGAGGGCCAGCAGCACCGCCGCTGGATGCCGCACGGCACCAGCCACCACCTGGGCCTGGACGTGCACGACTGCGCCCAGGCCAAGCGCGAGTTGTATCTGGACGGCATCCTCACCGACGGCATGGTCTTCACCATCGAACCCGGCCTCTACTTCAAGAAGGAAGACCTGGCCATCCCCGAGGAATACCGGGGCATCGGCGTCAGGATCGAGGACGACATCCTCATGACGGCTGACGGCCCCGTCAACCTCAGCGCCGCCCTGCCGCGCAATCCGGAGGACGTGGAGGACTGGATGGCCGGCATCTACCGGACCGAAGAAGCCTGA
- the thiS gene encoding sulfur carrier protein ThiS: protein MNITLNGNPHMVADGASITALVSQVTGRPLADNGQATDGGKLGVAVAHNAQVVPRSQWFATALAEGDDIELVTAVQGG, encoded by the coding sequence GTGAACATCACCCTTAACGGAAATCCGCACATGGTGGCCGACGGCGCCTCCATCACCGCACTGGTCAGCCAGGTTACCGGACGCCCGCTGGCTGACAACGGGCAGGCGACGGACGGCGGGAAGCTCGGTGTCGCCGTCGCGCATAACGCCCAGGTGGTGCCGCGCAGCCAATGGTTCGCCACCGCGCTCGCCGAGGGCGACGACATCGAACTTGTCACAGCAGTACAGGGAGGCTGA
- the thiE gene encoding thiamine phosphate synthase, whose amino-acid sequence MNVSTPSFPAGHRAPATEVVNSRDSDALKAARLYLCTDARRDRGDFEEFVDAAFAGGVDIIQLRDKTIEAAEELDLLAVLKETAVRHGRLWAVNDRADIAVLSGAPVFHIGQKDLPLPAARTLVNGNASIGLSSHTTEQVDAALAATAGPAGLDYFCVGPVWATPTKPGRAAVGLDLVKYAADASGKAADPVPWFAIGGIDHENVRQVAEAGARRIVVVRAITEAPDPAAAAASLLDALDAAVA is encoded by the coding sequence ATGAATGTGTCCACTCCATCCTTCCCCGCCGGCCACCGCGCTCCGGCCACCGAAGTTGTCAATTCACGGGACAGCGACGCCCTCAAGGCCGCCCGCCTGTACCTCTGCACCGATGCGCGCCGGGACCGCGGCGACTTTGAGGAATTTGTTGACGCTGCATTCGCCGGCGGCGTGGACATCATCCAACTGCGGGACAAGACCATCGAGGCTGCCGAGGAACTGGACCTCCTAGCGGTGCTCAAGGAGACCGCAGTACGGCACGGCAGGCTGTGGGCTGTCAATGACCGTGCGGACATCGCCGTCCTCTCCGGGGCACCGGTATTCCACATCGGCCAAAAAGACCTTCCCCTGCCCGCAGCCCGTACGTTGGTGAACGGAAATGCCTCGATCGGGCTCTCCAGCCACACCACGGAGCAGGTGGACGCCGCCCTGGCAGCAACTGCCGGTCCGGCCGGCCTGGACTATTTCTGCGTGGGCCCGGTCTGGGCCACCCCCACCAAACCCGGCAGGGCCGCCGTCGGACTCGACCTGGTGAAGTACGCCGCGGACGCCTCAGGAAAGGCAGCGGATCCGGTGCCCTGGTTCGCCATTGGCGGCATCGACCACGAAAACGTCCGGCAAGTAGCGGAAGCCGGTGCACGCAGGATCGTTGTGGTCCGCGCCATCACTGAGGCTCCCGATCCCGCCGCCGCTGCTGCTTCGCTCCTCGACGCGCTGGATGCCGCCGTCGCCTGA
- a CDS encoding DNA-methyltransferase, translating to MTDTVWAPDGSSLVVHADNADFLPSLPDGAFTLIYVDPPFNTGRAQRRQQTTVVANADGTGDRVGFKGRSYDTIKGALHRYDDAFSDYWSFLEPRLVEAWRLLADDGTLYLHLDYREVHYAKVMLDSIFGRECFLNEIIWAYDYGARAKNRWPTKHDNILVYVKNPAKYHFDSAEVDREPYMAPGLVTPAKRELGKLPTDVWWHTIVSPTGKEKTGYPTQKPEGLVRRVVAASSRPGDWCLDFFAGSGTLGAVAAKLGRKFVCVDQNQPAIDIMAKRLGAHATLTSFQPN from the coding sequence ATGACTGACACTGTCTGGGCGCCGGACGGCAGCAGCCTGGTGGTTCATGCGGACAACGCTGACTTCCTCCCCTCGCTGCCGGACGGCGCCTTCACGCTGATTTACGTGGACCCCCCATTCAACACCGGCCGGGCGCAGCGGCGCCAGCAGACCACCGTGGTGGCCAACGCGGACGGCACCGGTGACCGCGTCGGGTTCAAGGGGCGCTCCTACGACACGATCAAGGGCGCACTCCACCGCTATGACGACGCCTTCAGCGACTACTGGTCCTTCCTTGAGCCGCGGCTGGTGGAGGCGTGGCGGCTGCTGGCGGACGACGGCACACTGTACCTGCACCTGGACTACCGCGAAGTGCACTACGCCAAAGTGATGCTGGATTCGATCTTCGGGCGCGAGTGCTTCCTGAACGAGATCATCTGGGCCTACGATTACGGCGCCCGGGCCAAAAACCGGTGGCCCACCAAGCACGACAACATCCTGGTGTACGTCAAGAACCCGGCGAAATACCACTTCGACAGCGCCGAGGTGGACCGCGAGCCGTATATGGCGCCGGGCCTGGTCACGCCCGCCAAGCGTGAGCTGGGCAAGCTGCCCACGGACGTATGGTGGCACACCATCGTCTCCCCCACCGGGAAGGAAAAGACCGGGTATCCCACGCAGAAGCCTGAGGGGCTGGTCCGCCGGGTGGTTGCCGCGTCGAGCAGGCCTGGTGACTGGTGCCTGGACTTCTTCGCCGGTTCCGGCACGCTGGGGGCAGTTGCCGCCAAGCTTGGCCGGAAGTTCGTGTGCGTTGACCAGAACCAGCCGGCCATCGACATCATGGCCAAACGGCTGGGTGCCCACGCCACCCTGACCTCGTTCCAGCCCAACTAG
- a CDS encoding PHP domain-containing protein, which yields MRIDLHAHSNVSDGTETPADVMASAARAGLDVVALTDHDSTAGWAEAAEAAATCGVALVPGMEVSCRTEEGISVHLLSYLHDPNHPGLLEEITKAKDSRLSRAERMVTILAEDYPLTWDDVIHHVAPGATLGRPHIADALVAAGVVEDRSEAFASILTSRSRYFIPHYAPDPATAVELVRAAGGVPVFAHPVASARGRIVGERTYRDMIDAGLAGLEIDHRDNPEEGRDFLRKLAAEHNLLITGSSDYHGTGKPNLLGENLTSPDMLARIEALGTGAAVVRPQAPK from the coding sequence GTGAGGATTGACCTGCATGCCCACTCCAATGTTTCCGACGGCACCGAAACGCCCGCCGATGTCATGGCATCCGCTGCGCGCGCCGGCCTTGACGTGGTTGCCCTGACCGATCACGATTCAACGGCAGGCTGGGCGGAGGCAGCCGAGGCCGCCGCAACCTGCGGTGTGGCACTGGTGCCGGGCATGGAGGTCTCGTGCCGGACGGAGGAGGGCATCAGCGTCCACCTGCTGAGCTACCTGCACGACCCCAATCATCCGGGACTCCTGGAGGAAATCACCAAGGCCAAGGACTCCCGCCTCAGCAGGGCCGAGCGGATGGTCACCATCCTCGCGGAGGACTACCCGCTGACCTGGGACGATGTGATCCACCACGTGGCACCCGGCGCCACCCTTGGGCGGCCGCACATCGCCGACGCCCTCGTCGCCGCCGGCGTGGTGGAGGACCGTTCGGAGGCCTTCGCCTCCATCCTCACATCCCGGTCCCGGTACTTCATCCCGCATTACGCACCGGACCCGGCCACCGCCGTCGAACTTGTCCGGGCCGCTGGTGGCGTGCCCGTGTTTGCCCATCCTGTGGCGTCGGCCCGGGGACGGATCGTGGGGGAGCGGACGTACCGTGACATGATCGACGCCGGGCTGGCGGGCCTGGAGATCGACCACCGGGACAACCCGGAAGAGGGCAGGGATTTCCTGCGGAAGCTGGCCGCCGAACACAACCTGCTGATCACCGGTTCCTCGGACTACCACGGCACCGGCAAGCCCAACCTGCTCGGCGAAAACCTGACATCGCCGGACATGCTCGCCCGGATCGAGGCACTGGGCACGGGAGCCGCCGTCGTCCGTCCCCAAGCACCCAAGTAG
- the thiO gene encoding glycine oxidase ThiO, with product MRTPFNHPGSAGASSPSTVRADVAVIGGGVVGHGIAWEAQRSGRSVVLIDDAPGTGASWAAAGMLAPVSELHYQEEDLLELMLDASARWPGFAAGLDSATGADSGYLTTATLAVGADAADRRALMDLRTVQQANGLVVEPLTVREARKREPLLSPAIACALDTPADHQVDPRRLVAALRLALAGAAREKSELPVAGAVDGYAVPQRAAGLLWDGGAVAGVRLADGGTVLATETVVANGLQAGTLGGLPDGLELPLRPVHGDILRLAVPSHLQPLVTSTVRGLVHGVPVYIVPRQDGTVVVGATQREDALSDAVSAGGVYQLLRDAQTLVPAVAELELLEATARARPGTPDNAPLLGRVPAPAASAGGRAGHVPGLIIATGFFRHGVLLTPAAAGICRELLDGKADSRWAAFSPDRFSRPATAATSPFIKETA from the coding sequence ATGCGTACCCCCTTCAACCACCCCGGGTCCGCCGGTGCGTCCAGCCCCTCCACCGTCCGGGCCGATGTTGCGGTCATTGGTGGGGGAGTGGTGGGCCACGGAATCGCCTGGGAGGCGCAGCGTTCCGGACGCTCCGTGGTGCTCATCGACGACGCACCGGGTACCGGCGCCAGCTGGGCCGCGGCCGGCATGCTGGCCCCCGTCAGCGAACTGCACTACCAGGAGGAAGACCTCCTGGAACTGATGCTCGACGCATCAGCGCGCTGGCCGGGCTTCGCCGCCGGCCTGGACAGTGCAACGGGCGCGGATTCGGGATACCTGACGACGGCGACACTCGCCGTGGGTGCCGATGCGGCCGACCGCCGGGCACTGATGGATCTGCGTACGGTCCAGCAGGCCAACGGGCTGGTGGTGGAGCCCCTCACCGTACGGGAGGCCCGGAAGCGCGAACCATTGCTCAGCCCGGCCATTGCCTGCGCCCTGGACACCCCTGCGGACCACCAGGTTGACCCCCGGCGCCTGGTGGCAGCCCTGCGGCTGGCCCTGGCCGGCGCGGCACGGGAGAAATCAGAACTGCCCGTTGCGGGGGCAGTGGACGGCTATGCCGTGCCGCAGCGGGCAGCCGGGTTGTTGTGGGACGGCGGAGCTGTTGCCGGCGTCCGCCTGGCCGACGGCGGCACGGTGCTGGCAACGGAAACGGTGGTGGCCAACGGGCTGCAGGCCGGGACACTTGGCGGCCTGCCGGACGGTCTGGAGCTGCCGCTGCGGCCCGTGCACGGGGATATCCTCCGCCTTGCCGTTCCCAGCCACCTTCAGCCGCTGGTGACGTCAACGGTGCGCGGCCTGGTCCACGGCGTTCCGGTGTACATCGTCCCGCGGCAGGACGGGACCGTGGTGGTTGGAGCCACCCAGCGGGAGGATGCCCTCTCCGATGCCGTCAGCGCGGGAGGTGTGTACCAGCTGCTGCGGGACGCCCAGACGCTGGTGCCCGCCGTCGCCGAACTTGAACTCCTGGAAGCCACCGCCCGTGCCCGCCCCGGAACCCCTGACAACGCACCGCTCCTGGGCCGGGTGCCGGCGCCCGCGGCCTCCGCGGGCGGACGGGCCGGGCATGTCCCGGGACTCATCATTGCCACCGGATTCTTCCGGCACGGCGTCCTGCTCACTCCCGCAGCAGCGGGCATCTGCAGGGAGCTGCTGGACGGAAAGGCCGACTCCCGCTGGGCAGCCTTCAGCCCGGACCGGTTCTCGAGGCCGGCGACAGCAGCAACAAGCCCTTTCATCAAGGAGACAGCGTGA
- a CDS encoding RNB domain-containing ribonuclease: MSHHRLAPNVHDHRNALEEALGLLRTELELPGPYPDDAVADARAAVAALKLPSYDLTAVEFVTIDPASSTDLDQAVFIEPDGNGYRVLYAIADVPAFVAPGGPLDAETRRRGQTFYAPDGRIPLHPEVISEGAGSLLPGQDCSAFVWDFTLDGDATVLSVGVRRARVRSRDKLSYKGAQADLDAGTASPVLQLLREVGLKRVALERERGGASLNMPEQEIVQLPDGGYRIDAVPQLPVEDWNAQISLMTGMAAAQLMLEGKVGILRTMPAPDERSLRHFRLQTEALGRPWDGEISYGEYLRSLDPTNPRQLAIMHSAGMLFRGASYTAFDGTVPEDGVQSAIGAAYAHTTAPLRRLVDRFVLVICEALSNGGDVPGWAREALPLLPGIMAGSDQLASRMERLALDTVEAALLLNHIGQEFDAIVISGSKPQNGNGNGNGNGTGKNGNGKNGNGSGSSGIIQVAEPAVTARCAGELESGTKVRVRLVSSDITTREIHFELVP, from the coding sequence GTGTCACATCATCGGCTGGCCCCCAACGTCCATGACCACAGGAACGCCCTGGAAGAGGCGTTGGGCCTGCTGCGGACCGAACTTGAGCTGCCGGGGCCCTACCCCGATGACGCAGTAGCCGATGCCCGGGCCGCCGTGGCCGCGCTGAAGCTGCCGTCCTATGACCTGACCGCCGTGGAATTCGTAACCATCGATCCGGCATCGTCCACGGACCTTGACCAGGCGGTGTTCATCGAACCGGACGGGAACGGTTACCGGGTGCTGTACGCGATCGCCGACGTCCCGGCCTTTGTTGCCCCCGGGGGTCCGCTGGACGCCGAGACCCGTCGCCGGGGCCAGACGTTCTACGCTCCGGACGGCAGGATTCCGCTGCATCCGGAAGTGATCAGCGAGGGGGCAGGAAGCCTGCTGCCCGGGCAGGACTGTTCAGCGTTCGTGTGGGACTTCACGCTCGACGGCGATGCGACGGTTTTGTCAGTGGGCGTCAGGCGGGCGCGGGTCCGCAGCCGCGACAAGCTCAGCTACAAGGGCGCGCAAGCAGACCTCGACGCCGGGACTGCATCCCCGGTGCTGCAGCTGCTCCGCGAGGTGGGCCTGAAACGGGTGGCCCTGGAACGGGAACGCGGAGGGGCAAGCCTCAACATGCCCGAGCAGGAAATTGTCCAGCTGCCCGATGGCGGCTACCGCATCGACGCCGTCCCGCAGCTGCCCGTGGAGGACTGGAACGCGCAGATTTCGCTGATGACCGGAATGGCCGCCGCGCAGCTCATGCTGGAGGGCAAGGTGGGCATCCTGCGCACCATGCCCGCCCCGGACGAACGGTCCCTGCGCCACTTCCGCCTGCAGACCGAGGCGCTGGGCAGGCCCTGGGACGGCGAGATCAGCTACGGCGAGTACCTGCGGTCACTGGATCCCACCAATCCGCGCCAGCTGGCCATCATGCATTCCGCCGGCATGCTGTTCCGGGGAGCCTCCTATACCGCCTTTGACGGCACAGTCCCCGAGGACGGGGTGCAGTCCGCCATCGGGGCAGCCTACGCCCACACCACCGCGCCGCTGCGCCGCCTGGTGGACCGCTTCGTGCTGGTCATCTGCGAGGCCCTGAGCAACGGCGGCGACGTTCCGGGCTGGGCGCGGGAGGCCCTTCCGCTGCTGCCGGGCATCATGGCCGGCTCAGACCAGCTGGCGTCCCGGATGGAACGCCTGGCCCTGGACACCGTGGAAGCCGCGCTGCTGCTGAACCACATCGGGCAGGAGTTCGATGCAATCGTGATTTCCGGGTCCAAACCGCAGAACGGCAACGGCAACGGCAACGGCAACGGAACAGGGAAAAACGGCAACGGAAAGAACGGGAACGGCAGCGGCAGTTCGGGCATTATCCAGGTTGCCGAGCCCGCCGTCACCGCGCGGTGTGCCGGGGAACTGGAGTCCGGAACCAAGGTCCGGGTCCGCCTGGTTTCGTCGGACATCACCACCCGGGAGATCCACTTCGAACTCGTCCCGTAA
- a CDS encoding DEAD/DEAH box helicase has product MSELHTHQLLSDESGTETIEPEETIISDETPHEIAEKSFADYNVREDIVESLADAGITHPFPIQAMTLPVALGGHDIIGQAKTGTGKTLGFGIPALQRVIGQDDPGYAKLAVPGAPQALVIVPTRELAVQVAGDLVTASRKRNARIATIYGGRAYEPQVEALKQGVEVVVGTPGRLIDLYKQKHLSLKNVKIVVLDEADEMLDLGFLPDVETLIAATPAVRQTLLFSATMPGPVIAMARRYMTQPTHIRAADPEDEGLTKRDIRQLIYRAHSMDKIEVVARILQARGRGRTIIFTKTKRTAAKVAEELVDRGFAAAAIHGDLGQGAREQALRAFRNNKVDVLVATDVAARGIDVEDVTHVINYQCVEDEKIYLHRVGRTGRAGNKGTAVTFVDWDDMPRWGLINKALGLSVPEPVETYSSSPHLFEELDIPVGTKGRLPRDKRTLAGVDAEVLEDLGETGKKNSRSGGRDAGRSRDRDGRDRGAKREGGRSGDSAARSGERRRRTSDSAAAPAGVADAPAATEAEQPSRTRRPRTRTRRRNGEVVGGDKAAQPGSNEA; this is encoded by the coding sequence GTGAGTGAATTGCATACCCACCAGCTTCTGAGCGATGAGTCCGGCACGGAAACCATCGAGCCGGAAGAAACCATCATCTCGGACGAGACCCCGCATGAGATCGCGGAAAAGTCCTTTGCCGACTACAACGTCCGCGAGGACATCGTGGAATCCCTGGCTGACGCCGGGATCACCCACCCCTTCCCCATCCAGGCCATGACCCTGCCGGTGGCCCTTGGCGGCCATGACATCATCGGCCAGGCCAAGACCGGCACCGGCAAGACCCTGGGCTTCGGCATTCCCGCACTCCAGCGGGTCATCGGGCAGGACGACCCCGGCTACGCGAAGCTGGCCGTGCCGGGAGCCCCGCAGGCCCTGGTCATCGTCCCCACCCGCGAACTGGCCGTGCAGGTGGCCGGGGACCTGGTGACGGCATCGCGGAAGCGCAATGCGAGGATCGCCACCATCTACGGCGGCCGCGCCTACGAGCCCCAGGTGGAGGCGCTGAAGCAGGGCGTGGAGGTTGTGGTGGGTACCCCGGGCCGCCTCATCGACCTTTACAAGCAGAAACACCTGAGCCTGAAGAATGTCAAGATCGTGGTCCTGGACGAGGCCGACGAGATGCTGGACCTGGGCTTCCTGCCCGACGTGGAGACCCTTATCGCCGCGACGCCCGCCGTCCGGCAGACGCTCCTGTTCTCCGCCACCATGCCCGGCCCGGTCATCGCCATGGCCCGCCGCTACATGACCCAGCCCACCCACATCCGGGCCGCGGACCCTGAGGATGAGGGCCTGACCAAGCGGGACATCCGCCAGCTGATCTACCGCGCCCACAGCATGGACAAGATCGAAGTGGTGGCGCGCATCCTCCAGGCCAGGGGCCGCGGACGCACCATCATCTTCACCAAGACCAAGCGCACCGCCGCCAAGGTGGCCGAGGAACTGGTGGACCGCGGGTTCGCGGCCGCCGCCATCCACGGCGACCTGGGCCAGGGCGCCCGCGAACAGGCGCTGCGGGCGTTCCGCAACAACAAGGTGGACGTCCTCGTGGCAACCGACGTAGCGGCGCGCGGCATCGACGTGGAGGACGTCACCCACGTCATCAACTACCAGTGCGTGGAAGACGAAAAGATCTACCTCCACCGTGTGGGCCGTACCGGCCGCGCCGGCAACAAGGGCACGGCCGTGACCTTCGTGGACTGGGACGACATGCCGCGGTGGGGCCTAATCAACAAGGCCCTGGGCCTGAGCGTGCCCGAGCCGGTCGAGACTTACTCCTCCTCCCCCCACCTGTTCGAGGAATTGGACATCCCGGTGGGCACCAAGGGCCGACTGCCGCGCGACAAGCGCACCCTCGCCGGAGTTGACGCCGAAGTGCTTGAGGACCTGGGCGAAACCGGCAAGAAGAACAGCCGCAGCGGCGGCCGCGACGCAGGGCGCTCCCGCGACCGTGACGGCCGGGACCGCGGCGCCAAGCGTGAAGGCGGCCGCAGCGGTGACTCCGCGGCCCGCTCCGGTGAGCGCCGCCGTCGTACGTCCGACTCAGCCGCAGCCCCCGCTGGTGTTGCCGATGCCCCCGCAGCAACCGAGGCCGAGCAGCCCTCACGCACCCGGCGCCCCCGCACCCGCACGCGGCGCCGCAACGGTGAAGTTGTCGGCGGCGATAAGGCTGCACAGCCGGGCAGCAACGAGGCCTAA
- a CDS encoding general stress protein, translated as MSNIFGAPRAGGPNGTDDARAVPTGDTVGSYNSYLDAQKAVDYLADQQFPVQMVSIVGNELKMVERVTGRLSYPRVALSGALSGMWFGLFVGVMLSFFAPSPGYFSIMTSVLMGAAFFMLFGIVTYAMQRGKRDFTSTSQVVATSYDVIVAPEAAHEARRLLQQLPMTRSDAASGQGRYTQHDYYNQPYQHQQQPGQQQGPARPAGWNDPYGQRSSGSSVQDGSGQDVPVQDGHGYPDDGGQQHSAPQHSGQQYSGQQHDGGQHQQPAQPASPVRSVRYPDLPDGRPQYGVRLPQGPAAGHGQHGPGPHGTGQQGTVQPGPGQDAEHGADHPADGQYGPDGDQHQGGHRQ; from the coding sequence ATGTCTAACATTTTTGGTGCTCCCAGGGCCGGTGGCCCCAACGGTACGGATGACGCCCGTGCCGTACCCACCGGTGACACCGTAGGCTCCTACAACTCCTACCTCGATGCCCAGAAGGCGGTGGACTACCTCGCAGACCAGCAGTTTCCGGTCCAGATGGTGTCCATCGTGGGTAACGAACTGAAGATGGTGGAGCGGGTTACGGGGCGCCTGAGCTACCCCAGGGTGGCTCTTTCGGGGGCGCTGAGCGGCATGTGGTTCGGCCTGTTCGTCGGCGTCATGCTGTCCTTCTTCGCACCGTCACCCGGGTACTTCTCGATCATGACGTCTGTGCTGATGGGTGCGGCCTTCTTCATGCTGTTCGGCATCGTCACTTACGCCATGCAGCGCGGCAAGCGTGACTTCACGTCCACCAGCCAGGTGGTGGCCACCAGCTACGACGTCATTGTTGCGCCCGAGGCCGCCCATGAGGCGCGGCGCCTGCTGCAGCAGCTGCCCATGACCCGTTCGGATGCGGCATCCGGCCAGGGTCGGTACACCCAGCACGACTACTACAACCAGCCGTACCAGCACCAGCAGCAGCCGGGGCAACAGCAGGGTCCGGCCCGTCCCGCCGGCTGGAATGACCCCTACGGCCAGCGGTCCTCCGGCTCATCCGTCCAGGACGGATCGGGCCAGGATGTCCCCGTCCAGGATGGGCACGGCTACCCGGACGACGGCGGCCAGCAGCACAGTGCCCCGCAGCACAGCGGGCAGCAATACAGTGGCCAGCAGCACGACGGCGGCCAGCACCAGCAGCCGGCACAGCCGGCCAGCCCGGTCCGGTCGGTCCGCTACCCGGACCTGCCGGACGGACGCCCGCAGTACGGCGTCCGCCTGCCCCAGGGTCCTGCCGCCGGCCACGGCCAGCACGGGCCAGGCCCGCACGGAACAGGACAGCAGGGAACAGTACAGCCCGGGCCGGGACAGGACGCAGAACACGGTGCCGACCACCCTGCCGATGGCCAGTACGGTCCGGACGGGGACCAGCACCAGGGCGGGCACCGGCAGTAG
- a CDS encoding thiazole synthase, with the protein MTETSTINPAGNPGTGDALVIDGIALGSRLIMGTGGAPSLDGLGAALLASGTALTTVAMRRYSTAETGSLFQLLVDHGIRVLPNTAGCFTARDAVLTAELAREALETDWVKLEVIADEQTLLPDAVELVEATEQLVNRGFKVFAYTNDDPVLALRLENLGATAVMPLGAPIGTGLGILNPHNIELIVSRASVPVVLDAGIGTASDAALAMELGCDAVLLATAVTRAQNPALMGEAFKHAVIAGRMARAAGRIPRREHALASSAMEGRAEFL; encoded by the coding sequence ATGACCGAAACCAGCACCATCAACCCCGCAGGAAACCCCGGTACCGGCGACGCCCTGGTGATTGACGGCATCGCCCTCGGATCCAGGCTCATCATGGGCACCGGGGGAGCGCCCAGCCTCGACGGCCTGGGCGCAGCGCTCCTTGCCTCCGGCACCGCGCTGACCACCGTAGCCATGCGGCGCTACTCCACGGCGGAAACCGGTTCGCTGTTCCAGCTGCTGGTGGACCACGGGATCCGGGTCCTGCCCAACACGGCCGGCTGCTTCACCGCCCGGGACGCGGTCCTCACCGCGGAACTGGCCCGGGAGGCGCTGGAAACCGACTGGGTCAAACTGGAGGTCATCGCGGACGAACAAACCCTCCTGCCGGACGCCGTGGAACTCGTCGAAGCCACCGAGCAGCTGGTTAACCGCGGCTTCAAGGTCTTTGCCTACACCAATGACGATCCCGTGCTGGCGCTGCGGCTGGAGAACCTTGGCGCCACCGCCGTCATGCCGCTGGGCGCCCCGATCGGCACCGGCCTGGGGATCCTGAACCCGCACAACATCGAACTCATCGTTTCCCGGGCCTCCGTTCCTGTGGTCCTGGACGCCGGCATCGGCACGGCGTCCGACGCAGCCCTTGCCATGGAGCTGGGCTGCGACGCCGTGCTGCTGGCCACGGCCGTGACCCGGGCGCAGAACCCGGCGCTCATGGGCGAGGCCTTCAAGCATGCGGTGATCGCCGGCAGGATGGCCAGGGCGGCCGGGCGCATCCCGCGCAGGGAGCACGCCCTCGCGTCGTCGGCAATGGAGGGCCGGGCGGAGTTCCTCTAA